A stretch of the Vicia villosa cultivar HV-30 ecotype Madison, WI unplaced genomic scaffold, Vvil1.0 ctg.000024F_1_1, whole genome shotgun sequence genome encodes the following:
- the LOC131622034 gene encoding uncharacterized protein LOC131622034, with translation MGSFSQVAKACRTMKFFVVQDPVKRLAIKRRMKQRSKMLRMSLKTKKERITKLCTEWALHVMDGVACAWQRGSKIQNIAGVWQDEMLGIRWSGKHQELRGGLRFAVLEDVDFLTDVLGSVGLEINPRMIEISNSVYIGNFFFENEREWMIWTELVEKLKRMG, from the exons atgggtagctTCTCCCAAGTTGCAAAGGCTTGCAG AACTATGAAATTTTTTGTTGTTCAAGACCCAGTCAAACGATTGGCGATTAAAAGGAGGATGAAGCAAAGATCGAAGATGTTGCGGATGAGTTTGAAGACGAAGAAAGAGCGGATTACCAAGTTGTGCACTGAGTGGGCTTTGCATGTGATGGATGGTGTTGCATGCGCCTGGCAAAGGGGAAGTAAGATTCAGAACATAGCAGGGGTGTGGCAGGATGAGATGCTTGGAATCAGGTGGTCGGGGAAGCATCAGGAATTGAGGGGTGGCTTGAGGTTCGCTGTACTTGAAGACGTGGATTTTTTAACGGATGTTCTGGGAAGTGTTGGACTGGAGATAAACCCCAGAATGATAGAAATATCGAACTCAGTGTATATTGGGAATTTTTTCTTTGAAAATGAAAG AGAATGGATGATATGGACAGAGTTGGTGGAGAAGCTGAAAAGAATG GGTTAA